Part of the Diprion similis isolate iyDipSimi1 chromosome 10, iyDipSimi1.1, whole genome shotgun sequence genome, cattctgACGACGTCTCAACCATTACTCTGATTCACAGTTAATTTGCAATTCAACTGTAAGTAAAGAGTCAACCCTTAGTACACTACTACCGCATTATGCATACTTCTAGTACATGTTCActcttcatttattcattttctaataTATATGAAGActgaattgacaaaaaatgatTCATATTTAGCCAACGAATGAGAATGACTATTTCGgtgcaaataattattataaggAAGAAACAACAAGAGGCAGTATATTTGCGGTATGATCAACAATGTTAGTTGCACGATTGTAAGCATGTTCAAGCAGTTGAAAGAAACGGATGCAGTTATATTCAGTTAGAGACAAAACTAATATTGATATCTATAAGCACCTGTCCTACGGAAGGAGCCTGAAGATATGTCGACACATCCGGTTCCACCATACAGCTCCTTAGAGTATCCGGGATGAACATGAGGAGATGTGTAGACGATGTCAATCCGGATTGTTGATGTTGCGTTTCGGGGTAATAGTTTTGACGATAATTACAATGATGTTGATTATTCGGTAAAATTGTTGGCGGTAATGAGTTATTATCACTGAAGATGTTTCTGTTATTACCGCCACAACGGTTATCTAGGCACTCGTAAATATTGGCGGTTGGTCAAAAAACCGTATTAAAATGTACTAAGgaagaaaatagtaaaaaaatatcctactactaatattattatttcccgCCGCACAGAACTCGAAGATAGAGCGTCAACCTCTGCGGAGATATCAACGAGAACAAACACCACCGACACCACAATTAACCGTCGTTTTGTAATAAGTACAAATAATTTGTTGACTCTTCGGTGATCTCCTCTTCGGCGGTTCGAGGAAAATATCTCGTGCAGGTAATCCCTGTAGATCGACTTGGAAAGGTAAAACCTTTCGATTATACTCTGCTCTATCTTCCCTGCACTATCGTCGGTCAGTCTGGGATTCTTCTTGCTCCTGCTCCTCTTGTTCTCGTTTTTGATATTCGGCGTCGCACTGGTCACGCTGCCGCTCTCGTACTTATTATCGTTACTGCTAttactgttgttattattattattattatcttcgtTGTTATGGTGGTGGCTGCTGCTGCGGTGGTGGTGCTGGTAATTGTTGGGTGGTGCAACACCGCACCCACGCACAAGCATCCTACCCAAACACACACCACACTTGGGGATAGAGTATAAGAGATGTTCaaaatgtgtgtataaataataaataaacaaataaataaactcaaCTATCAGACCGACCCGCAGCCGATGCTTACGAGGCGTCGTACACCCTCGTTACCGTGCGGAAGACGCAGTCCCAAACTAGTGGAACACCACCAGCTACGAGATGAGAATATAGTCAAGCCTTGCCGCTTACCGCTTGCGTCGGCGTGCGTTTGCAGGGGGTCGAGGGGCACGACGTTTGCAAAGCGCAAGCTCTGAACACCCGAAGAGTCGCGACTCGCGCCGCAACGCTGAGCTtcgctctcctctctctcctttCCGCCCTCTCGCGCCTTGTTCCGCTTGTCTTTCAGCCCAGAGGGGGGGATTCCCCCGTTATTACCAAGCAACGGGGTTAGATGCGCGCGAATCGTGGTTctgctcttcttttttttcgtctttcacTCGCGCCTTCTCTCTTTTATTTACCTACCGAGCAAAATTCTACTTATTTTCCCCGCCGAAAATCAACGgcaattttcttctccttagTTATAAATCGCGACTTGATGGTATTGTAATCCTTGCAAATTCATattgctactttttttttctcttgacaATCAAAATCTCGAAATCTTATTGTATTTGTAATTCGATTGGTAAGCAGAGCGATGTCCGATAATTTGGTAGAATCGCCGTTTgaggagaaaataatttataaacgatCCATAAACTTcgttttctttcaacaaatcaCCAACATTATAAATACGGTAAGAggattatcaaaaaaattgggtcGACACCAGATATAACAGACTTCGTACTCATCGATAAAAAACTCAACTGCAGTCGATAAAAGCCACCGCGCGCTATTTTCGAACGGAAAATACTGTTACACATCGTACTATAGAACTATATTAGAAATTCACTCGTAATTTTCCATATTCTCGAAAAAGATTAGCTTTTCTGCAAACCACTTCCACCAACCATGTTACGAATAGCCTTTTTCGAagcaaatcattttcaaacgaattcaCACATTGTCCGCGAACTTTGTCATCCAGAAACCCTGTATTTTGTATGCACGTAGTTATTTTCACTTAAACAACAGGTAAAAAGGAATAAGGAGACACTCAACAGATCGTActtaatcattattattattattactagcactattataataattattcatcgattgttacagtattatatatttttttttctacaagaaTACGCACTGATAAGTGACGTAAGGCCGGAATGgcaacaggtaaaaaaaattcgattgacATTACGTCACCACATGAGTGACTAATTGGTGGAACGACttttaaatacaaaatacCAATTAACAAGGGGTGACAcggtttttttcatcaacatttGAGCGATTCAATATAGCTTACAAGTCCTATAGTGACATCCCGATTTTCCTTCAGCTATAATCTTGTAGCTTTGTGCACAGGCTAAAACTAAAAACGGATAATAAACAAAAGTTTACTTTATTTAACGGTATCATTTTAACGAATCAACACAACTaacaatgaataatgaatactaaccctttttaaaaattcctcCGCACAGATTCGAGCTCTCGCATTCACGGAAAGTTTCATTTCGCTGATTTCCTTGTCTATTTCCTCCATGAAATGGATAACAAAGTCGACCAGCTTGTGCTTAAACATTTGTTCAGTATGGAAGTTTGTGATTAGAAAGCTGATATCGTACccctggaaaagaaaaaatgacaataattgTGGTTCGGTTGCTCAAGTATTAAAAAAGGCTCTTGGTCAAAGTAAGCGACTTACATCTATTGGTTTCCTCCTCAgtataacaaaattttcagcacgCATCATCATAAACCTCATAAATTTGtggcataatattttttcgatctCATCAGCCTGTTTGACAGATATGCTAACTCTGACGCTATTGATGCTGGATTCAATCAGCACCCTTTCTTTGTCGTTTCTGCTTATCATCACTGGGGTCAGGAGAAGCTCTTTACTCGACATCACCTCCACCTCTGGTTTATTGTGACGCTCTACGTCCTGGGaggaaaagttttccaaacaCATTGCTGCTGTCAATGTACGTCGCACTGCCGTTAGATAAGGCTTCAATGTTGCCGACTGTAAAGATACACCATTAATAAAGATAAGTGAACATGTATATCACTCTGTGGCTAAACTAATAAATGTTTGGGGGTAAAAAATAGCAAGTTTAAATCAGATCCTGGAACTATTGGTATAATTTATCCGCATTGGTTTTATTAATTAAGATTCACAAAGAAGATTATTTAACGTTTCGATGTTGAATGGATATTCGAACGAAATAAGTTTAGGTCTAACAATTTTGGTGTAGGGATTTCAGAATTAAATAGGTGTACTTTAATGTGGTAGGTATCATATAAATTTGTAAAGCCTTTATTCTGCTCATTTGCTGCCAAGCTGAGACCATATCCGTTGCAAAAGATAAGGAAAAAGAGGTGGAAAGCAAAGGTAACCATAACCTATCTTTTAACGTAAAAGAAACATGAATCTACTTACCATTATTTAACCGTATATTACCCTTATCTGAGCCCGTTTAATTCCGGTCCGTTTACAAGCTTCGGTCAAGCTTTCTATAGTCAGTTTCTCAATTTCACGTCCTATAATCCTGCTACTAATATTTCAGGCTCAACCCGAGGGAAATGACACATTCCCAAGCTTGTAGGGTTGGGTTGAGATGATAGGCTGTTGACCATTCTCCTTGACAGATTTGAGACACGCCTCTGCGTCGCCATCTAGCAGCGGCAGTAGTACTAAACAATTCGACTGCTGTCGACCGACCGTGGCTAAAGATAAATAACAGATGATTGAAGCTTCGTGATTGCGAATCATGCTGCCAAACCGCCGTGAACACTCGGCCGTGTGCCCATCTGATCGCAAGAGCgtcttttatttacgaaattattctAATTACTACTTAGTTCTCATTGCCTGGCatcaatattgcatgaaaacagtctcacgatggctcattttactccATATTTTTCCCGGAATGGCAGAACGCACCTCAGCAATGCGCTTTTTGGTCCCTGAAATGCGGGAGATGTTGTAATAgtaacacgtgtcaaaaaaatcacaatttttttgtcaattttcggGATATTAGTAACCTTCCTTGATTCCAATACGAAAGAGCTATGCACCATCCAAATTTAAATCCTTCCCTTTacttgtttattaattataggAGGGAAGAgaatgagtttgctcggtcggtaagggtaggactgctacatgcAGTTAAATCCCGTCTCGGATCCGGTGGGCCAAGGCTCTAGGCCAGGAGACAACTTGGGGTTTCTGCATTACCGACGTTCGTGTAAAATTCCAATGTACATGAGTCGATAACACAGGAAACTGCAATTTCCCCACCCTGTCCTACATAGGCAGGTAGGCGGTCTTTGCACGCAAAGAACCAACGGATGAAAGGACTTAAAATACGTTTCACATCAAGTGCAGATGCGGGGAATCGATGAGTCGTTTTCCTCCGCCGGAAGCGATAGGTTGACTCGTTGAAGTTCACGGTTGAAGCTCGATAATCGCAAGTATCGTTTGCTTTGTGGTTGTCGGTAGATTTGTCACCGAAGGTAGAGATTCTTGATTCTCCCCTCGGCTATTGTACCCAGCATCTCCGCGGTCCCGGGATCGGAGGAGATTGATTTGTGCCTCGCAAACGGCCCGGTCGTCGGGTAAGAGTATCGGACGGGTGTTAAAACGTGACCCCGAGTTTATCGCGCGGAGCCGGGATGATATGCTCGAAGTATTTGCCCGTTGGCTCGGGGCTGCGTTGCCCTCGGATTCGAGGACGTCTGCTGGATTTCTTCTAAATTAAAACCAACTACCGACTACCGTTTGACACGCATCGCGTTCGCCGTACCCGGCAAATAACGCGAGATTGTCTTTTGTCTTTAACTCGCGTAGCAAAGAACGGCAGGCATCCGTTTTTCGCCGCTTTTTAAACTGCCGACAGAGGCGATCTGCTGATCTATCATAGTCAGACATtaaagaagcgaaaaaaaacacatcgcGTTAACCTCGTACCACCGCACCACGCGTTTATTTGACAACGGAAACCCAAGATGGCATCGCAAAGTCAAAATTCTGTCAACGTAAATCCGCCCGCTAACGGGCAATCCGCATCACCTGATGTATCCGCTCCAAAATCGTCTCAACCCGCTCAGGACACAATGCAGCttcagcaacagcaacagcaacagcaacagcaacagcaacagcaacagcaacaacagcaccAGCAACAgacaaataattttgaacCAATTGACAAAAGTTCATCGAACACCCTTAAGGTATACTCTCTGTTAATCTATTACAAGCAGGAGAAACTTATCGTCGGCTGAGCTAATCtgtaattttgtattttcatctTCGACATGACATAACTGTGGTGGCACTGTGCAGGAAGTACAATGACCGAGATTATGCAGCTTCAAGAATTCCCTGGTTTATCTTTTTTAGGAATTTTTCTCGGTTCGCTTACCAGATTAGTAATCCCAGATAGATAATGCAGAGGCGTTTGTTCTTCGTTGTAAACTTTCTACCACCCATTGTATTTTacagcttttttctttttaatctaAGACTCGGAGAACCTGTCTGGTTTCACAAaccaaattttccatttttccaatcaattgCCTGTTTTTAACACTTCTTTATAACACCATATATCTGGTCACAAAAACATTCCTTAATACAAATCATGCAAATCAgactaaatttaataattagaTAACTGAAGAATTCAATTCTTATACACTCTCAAGTACACCTCGTAAAATTCTTAGAAATTGTTATCTAAATCGATGATCAGTTGTGATTGTTTCTACTTTGCAATTTGTATGTTATCTAAAACATTTGAAGATACTTCATCCAAAGTTTACTCAATCTTTGACACTTTAtctgatttttattacagTCTGAAGATtagataagatttttttttgtttgtctcATACTTATTATTCAAACAAATGCAGAATCTAAGGGAAAAACCTAACGAgggttttacaatttttgctCCAAATATGTAAATCACTTGATCATTATTCCCATCATTATCGTCATTATCAGAAAGCCAAAAAGAAACTATATATTGCATTTGTTTGTcagtaaattttcaaaccttaGTTTATACTCCATTAGTTTCAATCCAAGCAAGTGTCAGGAAATGCAGTTGAAATCAACTGAAAAATCACATATGTATCTTTACAGCGTAACCCTAAGatgaaactgaagaaaaaagatctgCTAAAACTCCTGGGATACTTGGAAGGAGAATTGCAGGCACGAGACATCGTCATAGCAGCTTTAAAAGTAACTTCATTATATCCTAAACATCGATATACCGCCGATAGATTACTTAGctctgaaaaaaagaaaagaatgagcaaacatgaaaaattttctatttcagtcAGAGAAAATGAAGCATCTGTTGAATTCGCGTTATCTTTGTGGTACAAACGATGCTCAGGCTGCTTTGGCAAGGGACGACGCCGTTTTGGGTGGTGTGATAGTCGCAGATAAGAAGCAAGTTGATCAGCAAGTGGCAAGTCTTGAAGCTCTGGTAATGCAGCAAAGGCGGACGCAGTGTCGTATGGCAAAAGTTCTTAAGGACGCAGAGATAAGGCATAGAGCGGCAAGtgtaaatttgaatgaatcgaTTAAAGTTTAATGTGGtgccaaaaacaaaaaaaagaacgaagacAAGAACCACCGAACTAAGCCAATGCTGAGATTAAAACGAGgcaatttgattgaaatttttcaggtgATCAAGGAGTTGGAAGAAGAGAAACGAAAACACGAGCATGACACGGCTCAAGGTGACGACATAACGTACGGTCTTGAAAAGGAGAGAACGCGTCTTAAAAAGGAGCTCGAACTTGAGAAACAGGAGAAGAAACGAATCGAGCTTGAGCTTAAGAAAGCCAACGACACACTGGAAGAGGAGAAGAATCGGCAAAAGCAAATCGTCTTGCTTCTATTagcggagagaaagaagatAATAATGAAGTACATAGAGGAACGTAAAAGGTCCGAGGATCTGGCCCAGATTTTGAGCGAGGAAAAGGTGCGGATAGATTCCATGGCCGAGGGGCTAGAAGAGGAAAGCAAAAAGTCGCTGCAGATGGAAGCCGAGCTTGAAAAGCAGCTGGCACAGTTTGACATGGAGAGGCAACAGTACAGGCAAGCAATAATGAAGGAAGAGAAACGAGGCAAAGAACTCGAGgcagaaatagaaaaactcAAAGCTGAAATGGAGACGTGGAAGGACACTCAAAGCCGAACCGGACCTGCTAGGGTAGTCGGTGCTGCACCGCCACCTCCACCCGCGAAACCTGCTAATTTAGCAGCAATGCCAACCATGAGGACCGCAACTGCCCCGCAAACGCGTAAGTATAAACGGCGTCTTTACGAAAAGGTAATTTCGAATACCAGTTTCATTCAATACagcttcattttcattctcgtACCTTTTTTCTGCCAAGTGAAAAGCGCGGTCCTGGGAACGGGGACGCCTATGGTGAGCAGTAAAGTTGTTCAGCCAACAGCTACCGTATCTAGCGTTCCAGTAAGCGGACCCAGTAAGTTTCCAACTTTCCGAACCTCCGCTTTACAACTTGGATTTAATTACCTCCTGGATTGTTAAAAGAAGGAAATATCGGTAAAGCATGGAATGGGATTaccaatttttactttatcaTGGTTCACTTGTTACAGCAACGGGATTTGCCCGGTCTGTGACGCCAGGGCAAGCTTTGAGGAACGTCGCTTACGCCGCACCATCACCGGCAGTTGGAATTGGCGAGACTCCCGTGCCAACGGAGCCACAGGTAATCCAACTACACTTCCCAACACATTCTACTCTCATTTAGTATTAGTACTAAGCCTATTTTCACCTGAAGATGTTAAATGTCTGAAACTATGACAATAATCATTCTGCTCTTAATCAATTAGTCACCGAATACCATAGTTTGTGGTACTGggtattgaaacaaagaaaaatcttaCCTTTTTGTAACATGCTCTTCCGTTAATTTGCTGTTTGTTcgtaaaattgttaaaactcacaagtttatgtatataatctAAGTGTCTTGAAGGTACGATTTTTATCCACGTTTCCGAGAtcatttttatggtatttcattCTTCAAAGTAAATAGGCTCGTAGCTGttgaaattggaataaaaagtATGAAAGATTTATAGTTGTTACGAAAGATGAACAAAAAACAGGTATTCATTTTCACAATATCAACTGACTAAGAATCGTCGttcaactttatttttatttattttatttttttatttctacgtaCGATGCAGACTTttacgtaattattatttcttgataatagtagtaataataataataataacatgtacatgtacatatatacgtataatgtacgtgtatacatattgaaataattgacaATGCGTTAGAGTTTGATTTGTGTAAGGTTTAAATCTGAATTTTCCTTTAACGCAGCATGCAAAAATAACGTACCTACGTAATTAAAATACATACGTAATACCGTTGCCAAAAACTACCGCACTTAATTCTAGTCTTAGCTTGTTAGTGATTACGATACGTTATacctgtatttattttttcctctcacaaGCTTTCTTGTTTACTAAGTTTATCCGCGAATATACGTCGCTcccaaaaaatgaatttaaacagtattttttcttttctttcatttctcgttacgtatatacataaatagtatatatacatatattcttgttattcttaagctcttgttttaattttcggaTATTCTAatcaattcattcaatttaccGAGTAAATTATCTCTAttgaatatagaaaaaaaaaaaaaaaaaaatcacaattgaCATTATCCAAGTATACTCGCTACAATGCTTCTTTAAGTTAACAAACGAATATTACATATCTAagcacaaaattttattactcttattgtttttcattttgtacatAATGAGATACGATTATTATTTGGtatgtacaattattattccttTATTAAAAAGCTCTATGCAACTCACTACTGAGAGAACCTTATTTCAAATCTTCTACCTGCTTACCCTCCTTTAAGCACCCTATCTGTAACGCCTCTTCATTAATTATGTTTCCAGAAACCAGAATTCAGTCCGAATTATTCCTACGTACACCTTGTTTCTagttataaatatgtacatcgctttctacacacacacacacacacacacacacacaattaCTCGAATATGGATTCTTAATTATTGCAGTGATTTTTCcactgaagtaaaaaaaactttaaatacTTACCGACTTTATATACGTCAACTGAATAACTCGGAATACTAAAACCCTCCTCCTTCCTCTAGACAGTAATTGTTGTATCGTTGTCCCCGCATACTTATTAACAGATCtgtttgttgtttgtttgttttttttttttttttacccttccTACATTTTCGTGGATTTCGTTGAATTCCCGGTCGCTTTGGTTTGGTTCTACATTCTAActtggaaaattgaagattaaaCTATCGGGTTGGTCAAACGAGATACTGTTATCCGTTCGTTGATTGCTTTCTTAGGCACTAGAAAAACGCCCGATCGCCGCAGTGTCGTCGGCAGGTCCGACGAATGCCACAAAGCTCGCAGCGGTTGGACAGAGCGGTGCAAAGCTTCCTTTCCACGGGTCGACAGGTTCGCCTCAAATACCCGGATTACCCCTGGCTAAAAAGCCGTCGATATCTCGAGGAGTTCCGCCGCCGGTACCACCCAACAAACCTGTCGTGCCTCCAAAAAAAGAAGCGGCGTACCTAAGGCGAACAGAAGCGGCTCAGCTCCCTCAAGACTCCACAAAATTTGCCAAACAAAATACTTCCCATCCAGCTACGTCAGCCGCCTCTGTCCTGTCCCCGAGCACCgtctccacctcctcctcgcAGCCCTCGCAACAAACTGTCACCTCCTCGAGTCACGCGGTCGAAGAAGAGGTCGGTATTATTATGAATCCACGTTGACGTCATTTAAGTACAATAGAAATTGGTCGAAAATTGAATCGATGGTGTTGATAATTTATCGAAAAGAGTTCACGCTTTATGGACTTACCGTTTCTTCTACTTCTATTCAATTTCAGAGCACTCCTCGCTGATATGAGAATCAGGACGAAGATCAGTTATCTCgctaagaagaagaaaagcgtCTCCGGTCACGCaaatgcatatgtatatacagtaatatcgtatatatactcaTATATACACTGtgatacacatgtatatagataGTAAATAGTGTATTTCATAAGAGTTCGACGGAGGGATGCGAGACAATTACGAGGAAAGAGTGCGAGGGATGGTACTCGTTTAGATGTACAAAATTCGTCTCAGGAGTCGCACACATTCGTCGGTtacttattttaattattgccAATAACGTTATTatcagtaataatattattataataattgcattAAACAGTTTGTATATTGTTAGATTAGATTAGCTAGCCAAACTAGCTAAAGTCCCAAGATTTTGTCCCGAAACTCAAAACCGACGGTTCTTTTATATCGTTGAGATTATTTCGGGAAGAATTCTCCTTTAGATAAATTAATCCGAGTAAATGCCCGATGATTCTTAGTTCAATTCTCTGTCGTTGGCGTAGACTGTGTtacatgaataaatttaactaaataaataataatactagTAATAATAGGTGAACTCTCGACGAGGAGAGATAAGAGAATTGTAACATTACCATGAGACG contains:
- the LOC124411993 gene encoding CTTNBP2 N-terminal-like protein isoform X2 produces the protein MASQSQNSVNVNPPANGQSASPDVSAPKSSQPAQDTMQQQQQQQQHQQQTNNFEPIDKSSSNTLKRNPKMKLKKKDLLKLLGYLEGELQARDIVIAALKSEKMKHLLNSRYLCGTNDAQAALARDDAVLGGVIVADKKQVDQQVASLEALVMQQRRTQCRMAKVLKDAEIRHRAVIKELEEEKRKHEHDTAQGDDITYGLEKERTRLKKELELEKQEKKRIELELKKANDTLEEEKNRQKQIVLLLLAERKKIIMKYIEERKRSEDLAQILSEEKVRIDSMAEGLEEESKKSLQMEAELEKQLAQFDMERQQYRQAIMKEEKRGKELEAEIEKLKAEMETWKDTQSRTGPARVVGAAPPPPPAKPANLAAMPTMRTATAPQTLKSAVLGTGTPMVSSKVVQPTATVSSVPVSGPTTGFARSVTPGQALRNVAYAAPSPAVGIGETPVPTEPQALEKRPIAAVSSAGPTNATKLAAVGQSGAKLPFHGSTGSPQIPGLPLAKKPSISRGVPPPVPPNKPVVPPKKEAAYLRRTEAAQLPQDSTKFAKQNTSHPATSAASVLSPSTVSTSSSQPSQQTVTSSSHAVEEEVGIIMNPR
- the LOC124411993 gene encoding CTTNBP2 N-terminal-like protein isoform X1, with translation MASQSQNSVNVNPPANGQSASPDVSAPKSSQPAQDTMQLQQQQQQQQQQQQQQQQQQHQQQTNNFEPIDKSSSNTLKRNPKMKLKKKDLLKLLGYLEGELQARDIVIAALKSEKMKHLLNSRYLCGTNDAQAALARDDAVLGGVIVADKKQVDQQVASLEALVMQQRRTQCRMAKVLKDAEIRHRAVIKELEEEKRKHEHDTAQGDDITYGLEKERTRLKKELELEKQEKKRIELELKKANDTLEEEKNRQKQIVLLLLAERKKIIMKYIEERKRSEDLAQILSEEKVRIDSMAEGLEEESKKSLQMEAELEKQLAQFDMERQQYRQAIMKEEKRGKELEAEIEKLKAEMETWKDTQSRTGPARVVGAAPPPPPAKPANLAAMPTMRTATAPQTLKSAVLGTGTPMVSSKVVQPTATVSSVPVSGPTTGFARSVTPGQALRNVAYAAPSPAVGIGETPVPTEPQALEKRPIAAVSSAGPTNATKLAAVGQSGAKLPFHGSTGSPQIPGLPLAKKPSISRGVPPPVPPNKPVVPPKKEAAYLRRTEAAQLPQDSTKFAKQNTSHPATSAASVLSPSTVSTSSSQPSQQTVTSSSHAVEEEVGIIMNPR
- the LOC124411993 gene encoding CTTNBP2 N-terminal-like protein isoform X3, yielding MASQSQNSVNVNPPANGQSASPDVSAPKSSQPAQDTMQQQQQQQQHQQQTNNFEPIDKSSSNTLKRNPKMKLKKKDLLKLLGYLEGELQARDIVIAALKSEKMKHLLNSRYLCGTNDAQAALARDDAVLGGVIVADKKQVDQQVASLEALVMQQRRTQCRMAKVLKDAEIRHRAVIKELEEEKRKHEHDTAQGDDITYGLEKERTRLKKELELEKQEKKRIELELKKANDTLEEEKNRQKQIVLLLLAERKKIIMKYIEERKRSEDLAQILSEEKVRIDSMAEGLEEESKKSLQMEAELEKQLAQFDMERQQYRQAIMKEEKRGKELEAEIEKLKAEMETWKDTQSRTGPARVVGAAPPPPPAKPANLAAMPTMRTATAPQTLKSAVLGTGTPMVSSKVVQPTATVSSVPVSGPTTGFARSVTPGQALRNVAYAAPSPAVGIGETPVPTEPQALEKRPIAAVSSAGPTNATKLAAVGQSGAKLPFHGSTGSPQIPGLPLAKKPSISRGVPPPVPPNKPVVPPKKEAAYLRRTEAAQLPQDSTKFAKQNTSHPATSAASVLSPSTVSTSSSQPSQQTVTSSSHAVEEESTPR
- the LOC124412011 gene encoding actin-related protein 2/3 complex subunit 4; protein product: MSATLKPYLTAVRRTLTAAMCLENFSSQDVERHNKPEVEVMSSKELLLTPVMISRNDKERVLIESSINSVRVSISVKQADEIEKILCHKFMRFMMMRAENFVILRRKPIDGYDISFLITNFHTEQMFKHKLVDFVIHFMEEIDKEISEMKLSVNARARICAEEFLKRF